The genome window aactaagtacatttactcatgtactgtacttaagtacaattttgaggtaatTAAATTGAGTATTTACACCTGCTTTATCCTTTAAGCTTcactatatttctgtctgttgtcctgcattgtagtgccttgagattgcttttagtttggaaatgcgctttacaaataagatttattattattattattattatttcagggggaaatatacaatataaaactaTCATTAAATCTATGCAagaacaacacacaaaacataaattacatttttactttacttacttataGTAACTTAtaatcaaatttaaaaaatgcattataACATTGATTATAATGCTTCATAAAAAGATTATTATGTGTTACAATTATGAGAATTATAATTCACTATGATTCTTTGACAATATTATGATAGTATGTATGAGTTCTTATTACTATAAGTATAAGTGCTATAAGCAgatcataacacattatttctatgtttataatgcattatagaaagGGGCATCATAGAAAGAGTCactgaaatgttatatttatttgacagctgttgTTACCTTTACATTCAAATTttcatccaaaacacacaatcaGCTATAAAATATGTACCATTTGTTACAGATTACAGTCAAACTCTAAAGTCAAACTCTAAAGTCAAACTCTAAATTAGATCAAAGTTGCTACACATTAAAAGTCTGCTTACATTTGATTGCATCAGTAACAAAACCCCCACAATACACTGTTATATACTTTACATCATAATATGACACTCATAATGAGCACCATTGCCACACAACATGGTTGTAGTTGATCAGTGACAACTTTTGCCAATAAAGCCTGATCTCCTCCATACATATCATCCAACAAGACGACTACTGATTAATGAAACAGTTGAGCAGCGTTGTAGCTGAGTTTTCTAACCCAATAACTGACTAATTtcctataataataaaaaataaaataaaatcatcatcCTTGTAATGACCTTCTACAAACTAACTTTTCCAACTCATGGGACTGAGATGCCCCACATATAACGTGTAACAGATTGGAGTTTGTTTTTGCTGACAATCTGAGCTCCAATAGATGGTGTGTATCGACACGTTCCATAAAAAGAGGTCAGGCAGATCCAGCTGTCCGTGGGGTCAACCTATGTCACCCACACACTGACCCCTTACATGGCCAGGCTATTGATAACCCAAAACTCTGTCCCATAGTCTTCAGAATGAGCTTTTAAGAAGAACTTAATCGGCCTGAGACGTTTCCTCACAGGCGGCAAAACGTCTCCGAGGATCTCAGATGATGtttcattcttttgtttttgttgttgttctacCAGTTCCGCTGCTGACAGCTGAGGAGAATCACAGAAAGTGGCACCACTGTGACTGTTGTGATAATTTCTTCATGCAGACTACTGCTGCTTTCTGGCGATTTCAGGTATTACATGAACTATTTCCTCTTTGTCAGAATgttaaaatacaatttcaacCTGTTGGACTTCCATTGGAGTAAAATCAGAAGAAACCATAGACATTTCACATGAGTCCTTTCAGCATGtataaacatttctttcttatttgtAAATCACATTTTAGGTTTAGTGAGAAAACCTAGTAAAaattacacaattacacaaactCCGGTGGATTTTATTCTGCTGTGTACCGATAATAAATAAGCATCCAGCTTCAAAGTGAAGGAatttaaataacatgtttaGCAATCACTAGCATTTTAGAAGAAAAGTTTGCAattcaagttttcttttgatgTTGAAAGTTATTGCTTTGTTTATATCTGATTTAAGCACCAAAGTTAAATATTggaattaaacaaaaatgttataATTTCACATGTTTTCTATGTATTAGAGCAACATCTCGCTAATTACAGCTGAAGAAAAGCCATAAATCCTCCAGTCAATTGGATTCAATTCATGGCGATTTAGGCAAAAGCAGGATGTTTGATGTAAAtaacagaatattaaaaatgtaaatgcccAAGATATTACTACATCGTATTCCCAGCCCACTTCTCTGACACAATCCGACAACTTTAAATAGCATGCGTcacatttcaatattttcatttcaagACCAAAAATCGTCCACCGTTGTAGTACCAACAATAGTACAATGAAAACCTAAAATGTGGTCAGTAGGAATATTGctttataaaatattacttGATTTAACTTTTGGCTTAACATCAAGCTATTACATTATGTCAGTACAGCGTTCTGCTGTGTACAGTCTTTAGGTTCATGCCAGGAAAAGTTGATACAGTACTGCTTGTAGTTCCTGTGGGAATCTTTTGAAGTTTTATACAAATGCTTTGTCACTGAGATTATAAACCACTGGATAAATCATCTCCATGTCAAACAGCGATGTACGGTATACTATATGCTCCTTACCCAAGTTAAATGAATGGCTGTCACCTGGATATAAGGCCAGTTATATGTCCCTATAAGTCCCTTTGTACGGGTTTGAAATCTGTGTTGTTAGTAGGAGCAGAGTTTCTGTTGGATCCAGACCCCCATAGTCGAGTCTCCAGCAGTGTGCAAATGCTTACCGCAGGCCTTCCCCACCAGGAAGAACACCTCTGCAATGTTGAGCAGAATACAAACCCCTGACACAGCCAACATGAACACGGTGAAGACAGTCTTCTCTGTGGGCCTCGACACGAAGCAGTCCACCGTGTTGGGACAGGGGTACGAGTCACACTTCACCAGCCGGATCATCTTGTAACCAGGGTAgatcatgtaaaacaaatacataaaggtGACCTCAAAGACAATACGGAACAACAGGCTGATGACGTACGTCCACCAGAGAGCCCCTGTGATTTTCATCTTCTGCGTCTTTATCTGCTCCAGGTCTTTGGGGTTGGTCCGCCCGGATAGTTTGTAGAGCCTCTTGTCGACGTGGCGGCGGTGGGCCACGTGCATGGCCACCAGCAGCGCAGGGGTGGAGACCAGGATGAGCTGGAGTGCCCAGAGGCGGATGTGGGAGATGGGGAAGAAGTGGTCGTAGCAGACACTGTTGCAGCCCGGCTGCTGGGTGTTGCAGATGAAGCCGGACTTCTCGTCGCCCCACACGCTCTCCGCTGCCACCACCAGAACCAGGATACGGAAAATGAACAGGACAGAGAGCCAGATGCGACCGATGCCTGTAGAGTGTCTGTTCACCCCGCTGATGACAGCATAAAATGATGCCCAGTTCATCTTTGGTTCCGGGTCTGATGGAGAACACATTAAAGGGTCAACAGCTGAGAGAATATTGTGCTGAATGCTATTTTCTTTTAAGTCTTTCCACAAAGGAACAAATCTGCTGGGCACAAAATATCACAAACAACATAATCAGAAATAagatttcaaataaaatgaataataggAATATTTTCACTTTACATCTTTctttgtatacattttaaaaactaaaccAAACTTCCCTTGATAATTATTAGGATTTGTGATTAGAGATTTAACTAATAATTATGaataattttgttttgtgtaaatttACTGCAATACCAGGCAAATTAAGATACGATAATAATTTGTTCTGCTTTTCCCTTAATACACTATAACCTGTATGCAGCTCCTGGTTAGAAGATACCTTCAAAACATCTTTATACAATTCCCTAACAgatattattttcttattaaattGACATAAACTTGGTGTTGAAAGTATCACAGCAGGTACTGTGATGATCTTTAAAGGGAGAtaaacacctttttaaaaatatgctgtttaaaatgctaaattgctgaaaacaaaatatattatactCAAATCGTTACTTATAATGAAGTAGTGCTATAGTTTGGCTCATTCTTTGAGGCTATACTTTTATCGATATTCTAATTATGCTAAAAGCAAAGTCACAGCAGAACTTAacagaatttaaataaacaactttaGCGCTGAGATGAAATTAGTAGTCAGCTACTATTTTTAaccatttttcaagcaaaagttctctagttccagcttctcaattCTTCTTTGTTTAAGTGAAAAACTAATCAACTTCAGGCTTTGGACTGTTAGTCGGCgaaaacaaatgattaaaaaaagtcACCTTGGAATTAAAGAATTTGTGATGGCCATTTTTCAAGAAATTAACAGaataatagagaaaataatccgcagattaattgattatgTAAATAGTCGCTGCAGTATCACAGTAAAGAGGCTGCAGGTTCAATCCCTACACTTCTGTTGTCTTTCTGTCCTGTCCAGTGAAGACCACATTGAAAGATTATTAAAGAAGCTAGAAGTATTAAGAAGCAAACTTCAGTCTAGTACTTACATAGTAGTTCACATAATACTGTACCTTTATAGAAATGAGTACACTCAAAAGTGAACTTAATTTAGAGCACTTGGATACTTGAATACAAATGAATTAGTTTTatactttctcttctttccacCAAATTAGTAAATCACAAGTTTTCCAAGTCCCAAATAATTTCAAGCCTAAAAAGCATCCAAAATGTTTGTATCTCCTCTGTGCTGATCATTGGTTTGATCATGGTTGTCCTGAGTCCCCAACGTGCTGGAATATCCAGTCTAGTATAAATGTCAGAGTTGTTACCCGGCTCAGCAGGAGGTGTAAGAGGCATAGGAGGCAGCGTGGAGGACAATGTTGAGCCACTGGTTTGGCATGGATGTGAATCCAGAGGAGAAGAAAGCCTCTCTGCCCCCCTCTGCAGTTGGCAGGCCACTTAAGTGCAACACTGAATTCTGGCACCATGCGTCATGTGACATGCTTTCACCAGTTACCATAGTGTAGCATGCAAAGTGGGCACCCAAAGTAACGGTGTCTGTAATACTCTTATTCCTTGGCAGGAAAACAGTTTGTGATccaaaagtgttttaaagaagGAATCCTCTGGTTCTAAACATGATGATTCAGAGAATCTGAACAGTGGACTATACATTAACGTGACTCAGGGactgcaaaataaatattgttttgtttgattatCACCATAAGAAAGTCAACTTTGTTTTGGATGGACTTTCTTGAAAGTCACTGTTTTAATTGTTACTCTAACTGTACAGAGAGTCACATTAAGAAACAACAGTAAAGCATAAACTAAACACAGATTTGAACAtctgaaaacaaacagtctATCTTGTCCTCAGTTATATGATCAGATAACAGAGTTAGAAATGAAGCAGACTTACCTTCAGCTGTAGTTTTGAATAAAGCACATCCAGAAACATTTACGTTGACAttagcagatttatttttttcagtctgtgacTGTGAACAAGAGTATCAGAGCACCATGACTTTGCATTGCTAATGATTTCCCTCACACTAGCCACTGCCCTGCACTGGAGAGGTCATATGCCGCTGTGCACAATATTTGCATACAATAGCCCCATTGACAGACACCAAACAAACGGCTTCAGAATTCAGATCAAACGTCTAAATTTCTGCTCAGCTGAGGAATCTGTGTGGGGAACGCAGTCTGTCCTCTCGTCCTCATTGTGCTGTGTTCTGCATGGGAAGTGGAGGGTGTTTTTGACGCAATAAGGAGTACAACATAAAAGGTCTAAAACAAAGAATGACCCATAAAATCTTAAGATAAGAGAACAAGAGTTTATTATCATAATAATTATCAATTTTTTTCTCCTCAGCCTTTACATCCACATTGTTGCTGCCCTCCTCACATCTAACCACTGACTCGACCTGCTCCCTCTGTGCTCGGTGGGACCACAGTTTGACGTATTTCTCTGGgattcattgttttttcttttagacTGAATAACCTCTTTAGTTCACTGTTTTTAGCAGCtgctctgcctgtctgtgcTGTGCTGGTTAAAGCTGCGACTGTGGGATTTGAACCTACGGTGCTTTTATCAGATGTGCTACCAAGACATCACAGGAGTTCAGATAAACAGTAGCTTCTTTACACTGCACAGCCTGCATGTAGTATAGTGTTGCACCCAATTTAAACTAAGGCATCACATCCATAATCATCACAACCAAAGCACAGCCATGGCTAGGGCCACAGTCCCAGTGACAGTATCGACCACAGCTATGTCATCCCATCGTTATAGTCATAATCACATCTGCAGTGTGTCTCAATCCACCTCGGCAGCAGCCGGTGGAAGAACTAGCTCCATTTTTGA of Cottoperca gobio chromosome 14, fCotGob3.1, whole genome shotgun sequence contains these proteins:
- the gjb1a gene encoding connexin 27.5 isoform X2, whose translation is MNWASFYAVISGVNRHSTGIGRIWLSVLFIFRILVLVVAAESVWGDEKSGFICNTQQPGCNSVCYDHFFPISHIRLWALQLILVSTPALLVAMHVAHRRHVDKRLYKLSGRTNPKDLEQIKTQKMKITGALWWTYVISLLFRIVFEVTFMYLFYMIYPGYKMIRLVKCDSYPCPNTVDCFVSRPTEKTVFTVFMLAVSGVCILLNIAEVFFLVGKACGKHLHTAGDSTMGVWIQQKLCSY
- the gjb1a gene encoding connexin 27.5 isoform X1 is translated as MPLTPPAEPDPEPKMNWASFYAVISGVNRHSTGIGRIWLSVLFIFRILVLVVAAESVWGDEKSGFICNTQQPGCNSVCYDHFFPISHIRLWALQLILVSTPALLVAMHVAHRRHVDKRLYKLSGRTNPKDLEQIKTQKMKITGALWWTYVISLLFRIVFEVTFMYLFYMIYPGYKMIRLVKCDSYPCPNTVDCFVSRPTEKTVFTVFMLAVSGVCILLNIAEVFFLVGKACGKHLHTAGDSTMGVWIQQKLCSY